A single window of Methanobacterium sp. DNA harbors:
- a CDS encoding nuclease-related domain-containing protein, with protein MNISKQKSHVKSRVSYYTKITLLGVIILLIGISGVILLIWISGFILFIEILGLFQLSLLALLVVIGLIISKYGWSKRRIWSKGAKGEKIVAKKLKKLPKKYTAIRDVKIPNLGGDIDHVVVGPTGIFVIETKNYKPTYIPDEDCWYHTSGRVSGLNPAKQVKLQSSKLNDFLKPKLGKKLYKKAIFPVISPINHNLIFKNDIKTYEIVYPEDLVHYISHQRKILNSNEVKDIINILTKHGCIN; from the coding sequence GTGAACATTTCTAAACAGAAATCACATGTTAAATCCAGGGTATCCTATTACACTAAAATAACCTTATTGGGAGTGATTATTCTATTAATTGGGATCTCAGGGGTTATCCTATTAATCTGGATCTCAGGATTTATTCTCTTCATTGAGATATTAGGATTATTCCAATTATCCCTACTTGCCTTACTGGTCGTCATAGGACTAATTATATCTAAATATGGATGGTCTAAACGCAGAATATGGAGTAAGGGTGCGAAGGGTGAGAAGATCGTGGCTAAAAAACTTAAGAAATTACCTAAAAAATACACTGCTATTCGGGATGTTAAAATACCAAATTTGGGTGGTGATATTGACCATGTGGTAGTGGGGCCCACTGGAATCTTCGTTATTGAAACTAAAAATTATAAACCAACCTATATCCCTGATGAGGACTGCTGGTACCATACATCTGGAAGAGTATCCGGGTTAAACCCTGCAAAACAGGTGAAATTACAATCATCAAAATTGAATGATTTTCTAAAACCTAAACTGGGAAAAAAATTATATAAGAAGGCGATTTTTCCAGTAATATCTCCAATAAACCATAACTTAATCTTTAAAAATGATATAAAGACTTATGAAATTGTTTACCCTGAAGATCTCGTTCATTACATATCCCATCAAAGGAAAATTCTCAATTCTAATGAAGTTAAGGACATAATTAATATCTTAACTAAGCATGGTTGTATAAACTAG